The Primulina tabacum isolate GXHZ01 chromosome 16, ASM2559414v2, whole genome shotgun sequence genome window below encodes:
- the LOC142529324 gene encoding uncharacterized protein LOC142529324, with product MASNKQREDLRANAEIVHGAEECYKHSLKMLEELGFPRGVLPLKNLEECGLVRETGYVWMKQKAPYDHFFARTNSVVRYDTEVTAIVEKGKMKKMSGVKSKQLLLWVPIVEMSIEESMGNKIYFKTPVGIGRSFPITSFMDEEEKHQHLEKICESIET from the coding sequence ATGGCAAGCAACAAGCAGAGGGAAGATCTTCGTGCGAATGCTGAAATAGTCCATGGAGCTGAGGAGTGCTACAAGCACTCCCTAAAGATGCTGGAAGAACTTGGATTTCCGAGAGGTGTGCTCCCACTCAAGAACCTCGAAGAGTGCGGTCTAGTGCGCGAGACTGGGTACGTGTGGATGAAACAGAAGGCCCCCTACGATCATTTCTTCGCCAGGACGAACAGTGTTGTTAGATATGACACAGAGGTGACTGCAATTGTGGAGAAAGGCAAGATGAAGAAGATGAGTGGTGTTAAAAGCAAGCAGCTTCTTCTATGGGTACCAATAGTTGAAATGAGCATTGAGGAATCAATGGGGAACAAGATTTACTTCAAGACTCCAGTGGGAATTGGGAGGTCTTTTCCTATCACTTCTTTCATGGATGAAGAGGAAAAGCACCAGCATTTGGAGAAAATATGTGAATCCATTGAAACTTAA
- the LOC142529900 gene encoding protein LOWER TEMPERATURE 1, whose amino-acid sequence MDGGCASASPPDSSNTATATEFLANLPSRGLFSSTVFSSNPGGMRVYVCDHDTSPPEEQLIKTNQTNILIRSLMLKNKSASSVKDGKGPAAGRSSKKRSADRALDSKAAGKRAMSSTQLSSLQEGSSQVVDKNLQNLTVERLRALLKKKGLSRKGKKDELMARLRA is encoded by the exons ATGGATGGTGGTTGTGCATCAGCATCGCCGCCTGATTCGAGCAATACTGCCACTGCCACCGAGTTTCTGGCCAACCTCCCTTCTCGCGGACTCTTTTCCTCCACAGTCTTTTCCTCCAATCCG GGTGGAATGCGGGTGTATGTTTGTGATCATGATACATCGCCTCCAG AGGAGCAGCTTATAAAGACAAACCAGACAAATATACTGATTAGGTCTCTTATGCTTAAGAATAAGTCTGCTTCTTCTGTAAAAGACGGAAAAGGTCCAGCTGCAGGTCGGAGTTCTAAGAAAAG GTCTGCTGATAGAGCTTTGGATAGTAAGGCTGCAGGGAAGAGGGCAATGTCCAGCACTCAGCTGAGTTCTTTGCAAG AGGGATCATCCCAGGTGGTTGACAAAAATCTTCAGAACTTGACAGTAGAAAGACTTCGTGCTCTTCTCAAGAAGAAAGGACTCTCACGAAAAGGGAAAAAG GATGAGTTGATGGCCCGCTTGAGAGCATAA
- the LOC142529261 gene encoding pentatricopeptide repeat-containing protein At5g50390, chloroplastic isoform X1 — translation MDISVPLEQIQSSSMLACSLTNSVNLKQKFPLYEYFSFDKRKYGAPFSHFRCSMLDHELRPRPMPKPSKGDGKIFKEEAENVLEHAQMANSSSCSGICGQIEKLVLCKRYHEALELFEILECENNFVVDNSTYDALISACIGLRSIRGVKRVFSHMLKSEVGLDLYMMNRVLAMHVKCGMMIDAHQLFDDMPERSLVSWNTMICGLVDSANYIGAFRLFLMMWEEFSDAGSRTIATMIRASAGLELIGIGQQLHSCALKMCVSKDIFVSCTLIDMYSKCGNIEDARFVFDEMPEKTTVGWNSIIAGYAFNGYSEEALSIYYEMQDFGTKMDHFTYTNILAVCTRLASLEHAKHVHAGLVRNGFESDIVANTALVDFYSKWGRIADARNVFEKMPQKNIRSWNALISGYGSHGRGAEAVELFELMVRERMVPNHVTFLAVLSACSYSGLSDRGWEIFESMSRDYKVKPRAKHYACMVELLGREGLLDEALAFIRNAPFRPTKNMWAALLTACRAHKNFVLGKYATEQLYGMEPEKLSNYVVLLNIYNGSGKLEEAAEVFQTLRKKGMRMVPACTWIEIKRQPNAFYTGDKSHPQTKDIYDNLDYVMLQISRLGYAPEGNNMLPDVDEREQSMIRHHSEKLAISFGLINTPSSTPLQLVQSHRICNDCHNAIKLISLVSKREIVFRDASRFHRFKDGRCSCGDYW, via the coding sequence ATGGACATTTCTGTGCCATTGGAACAAATTCAAAGCAGCTCGATGCTTGCATGTTCGCTCACAAATTCAGTAAATCTGAAACAAAAATTCCCACTTTACGAGTATTTTTCATTCGATAAGAGAAAATATGGAGCACCCTTTTCCCATTTTCGGTGTTCTATGTTAGATCATGAATTAAGACCTCGACCTATGCCTAAACCTTCCAAAGgagatgggaagattttcaaggAAGAAGCAGAAAACGTTTTGGAACATGCCCAGATGGCGAATTCAAGCTCTTGCTCTGGTATTTGTGGTCAAATAGAGAAGCTTGTTTTGTGTAAAAGGTACCACGAGGCTCTTGAAttgtttgagattttggaatGCGAGAATAATTTTGTTGTTGACAATAGTACTTATGATGCACTGATAAGCGCTTGCATTGGACTGAGATCGATAAGAGGTGTCAAGCGGGTGTTTAGTCATATGCTTAAATCCGAGGTTGGTCTGGATTTATATATGATGAATAGGGTATTGGCGATGCACGTGAAATGTGGTATGATGATTGATGCGCATCAATTATTTGACGATATGCCAGAAAGGAGTTTGGTTTCTTGGAACACGATGATCTGTGGACTTGTGGATTCCGCTAACTACATAGGTGCGTTCaggttgtttttgatgatgtGGGAGGAATTCTCAGATGCCGGGTCTAGGACAATCGCAACCATGATTCGAGCATCTGCTGGCTTGGAGCTGATTGGTATTGGACAGCAGTTGCATTCCTGCGCTTTGAAGATGTGTGTGAGTAAGGATATCTTCGTGTCGTGTACATTGATTGACATGTATAGCAAGTGTGGTAACATCGAGGATGCGAGATTTGTGTTTGATGAGATGCCGGAAAAAACCACTGTAGGATGGAACAGTATAATTGCGGGTTATGCATTTAATGGTTATAGTGAAGAAGCTTTGAGCATTTACTATGAAATGCAGGATTTTGGCACCAAAATGGATCATTTTACTTACACAAATATTTTAGCAGTTTGTACAAGGCTAGCCTCTTTAGAGCATGCCAAACATGTTCACGCTGGTCTAGTTAGAAATGGATTTGAGTCAGATATTGTTGCTAATACTGCACTtgtggacttctatagcaaatGGGGAAGGATAGCAGATGCTCGGAATGTCTTTGAGAAAATGCCCCAAAAAAATATCCGGTCTTGGAATGCCTTGATATCTGGATATGGTAGTCATGGAAGGGGAGCCGAGGCAGTTGAATTATTTGAGCTCATGGTTCGTGAACGAATGGTGCCCAATCATGTTACTTTTTTGGCAGTTTTATCTGCTTGTAGCTATTCGGGGCTCTCTGATCGTGGGTGGGAAATATTCGAATCTATGAGTAGGGACTACAAGGTGAAGCCTCGGGCAAAGCACTATGCTTGTATGGTTGAATTATTAGGCAGAGAAGGGCTCTTGGATGAAGCTTTGGCATTTATAAGAAATGCTCCATTTAGACCTACAAAAAATATGTGGGCTGCATTGCTCACAGCTTGTAGGGCCCACAAGAATTTTGTGCTTGGTAAATATGCAACTGAGCAACTATATGGAATGGAACCAGAAAAGCTTTCTAATTATGTCGTGCTTTTGAATATTTATAATGGTTCTGGGAAATTGGAAGAAGCAGCAGAAGTTTTCCAAACCTTGAGGAAAAAGGGCATGAGAATGGTGCCTGCTTGTACTTGGATAGAAATAAAGAGGCAGCCGAATGCTTTCTATACTGGAGACAAGTCCCATCCTCAAACGAAGGATATATACGATAATTTAGATTACGTCATGCTGCAAATCTCGAGGCTTGGATATGCTCCCGAGGGAAATAATATGCTTCCAGATGTTGATGAAAGAGAACAGTCGATGATACGTCATCATAGTGAAAAGCTAGCGATTTCGTTTGGGCTTATTAATACTCCTAGTTCAACTCCTTTGCAACTTGTCCAGAGCCATAGAATTTGCAATGATTGCCACAATGCTATCAAACTGATTTCCTTGGTTAGCAAACGGGAAATTGTTTTCAGGGATGCTAGTAGGTTCCATCGTTTTAAAGATGGCAGATGTTCTTGTGGTGATTACTGGTGA
- the LOC142529261 gene encoding pentatricopeptide repeat-containing protein At5g50390, chloroplastic isoform X2, whose amino-acid sequence MPKPSKGDGKIFKEEAENVLEHAQMANSSSCSGICGQIEKLVLCKRYHEALELFEILECENNFVVDNSTYDALISACIGLRSIRGVKRVFSHMLKSEVGLDLYMMNRVLAMHVKCGMMIDAHQLFDDMPERSLVSWNTMICGLVDSANYIGAFRLFLMMWEEFSDAGSRTIATMIRASAGLELIGIGQQLHSCALKMCVSKDIFVSCTLIDMYSKCGNIEDARFVFDEMPEKTTVGWNSIIAGYAFNGYSEEALSIYYEMQDFGTKMDHFTYTNILAVCTRLASLEHAKHVHAGLVRNGFESDIVANTALVDFYSKWGRIADARNVFEKMPQKNIRSWNALISGYGSHGRGAEAVELFELMVRERMVPNHVTFLAVLSACSYSGLSDRGWEIFESMSRDYKVKPRAKHYACMVELLGREGLLDEALAFIRNAPFRPTKNMWAALLTACRAHKNFVLGKYATEQLYGMEPEKLSNYVVLLNIYNGSGKLEEAAEVFQTLRKKGMRMVPACTWIEIKRQPNAFYTGDKSHPQTKDIYDNLDYVMLQISRLGYAPEGNNMLPDVDEREQSMIRHHSEKLAISFGLINTPSSTPLQLVQSHRICNDCHNAIKLISLVSKREIVFRDASRFHRFKDGRCSCGDYW is encoded by the coding sequence ATGCCTAAACCTTCCAAAGgagatgggaagattttcaaggAAGAAGCAGAAAACGTTTTGGAACATGCCCAGATGGCGAATTCAAGCTCTTGCTCTGGTATTTGTGGTCAAATAGAGAAGCTTGTTTTGTGTAAAAGGTACCACGAGGCTCTTGAAttgtttgagattttggaatGCGAGAATAATTTTGTTGTTGACAATAGTACTTATGATGCACTGATAAGCGCTTGCATTGGACTGAGATCGATAAGAGGTGTCAAGCGGGTGTTTAGTCATATGCTTAAATCCGAGGTTGGTCTGGATTTATATATGATGAATAGGGTATTGGCGATGCACGTGAAATGTGGTATGATGATTGATGCGCATCAATTATTTGACGATATGCCAGAAAGGAGTTTGGTTTCTTGGAACACGATGATCTGTGGACTTGTGGATTCCGCTAACTACATAGGTGCGTTCaggttgtttttgatgatgtGGGAGGAATTCTCAGATGCCGGGTCTAGGACAATCGCAACCATGATTCGAGCATCTGCTGGCTTGGAGCTGATTGGTATTGGACAGCAGTTGCATTCCTGCGCTTTGAAGATGTGTGTGAGTAAGGATATCTTCGTGTCGTGTACATTGATTGACATGTATAGCAAGTGTGGTAACATCGAGGATGCGAGATTTGTGTTTGATGAGATGCCGGAAAAAACCACTGTAGGATGGAACAGTATAATTGCGGGTTATGCATTTAATGGTTATAGTGAAGAAGCTTTGAGCATTTACTATGAAATGCAGGATTTTGGCACCAAAATGGATCATTTTACTTACACAAATATTTTAGCAGTTTGTACAAGGCTAGCCTCTTTAGAGCATGCCAAACATGTTCACGCTGGTCTAGTTAGAAATGGATTTGAGTCAGATATTGTTGCTAATACTGCACTtgtggacttctatagcaaatGGGGAAGGATAGCAGATGCTCGGAATGTCTTTGAGAAAATGCCCCAAAAAAATATCCGGTCTTGGAATGCCTTGATATCTGGATATGGTAGTCATGGAAGGGGAGCCGAGGCAGTTGAATTATTTGAGCTCATGGTTCGTGAACGAATGGTGCCCAATCATGTTACTTTTTTGGCAGTTTTATCTGCTTGTAGCTATTCGGGGCTCTCTGATCGTGGGTGGGAAATATTCGAATCTATGAGTAGGGACTACAAGGTGAAGCCTCGGGCAAAGCACTATGCTTGTATGGTTGAATTATTAGGCAGAGAAGGGCTCTTGGATGAAGCTTTGGCATTTATAAGAAATGCTCCATTTAGACCTACAAAAAATATGTGGGCTGCATTGCTCACAGCTTGTAGGGCCCACAAGAATTTTGTGCTTGGTAAATATGCAACTGAGCAACTATATGGAATGGAACCAGAAAAGCTTTCTAATTATGTCGTGCTTTTGAATATTTATAATGGTTCTGGGAAATTGGAAGAAGCAGCAGAAGTTTTCCAAACCTTGAGGAAAAAGGGCATGAGAATGGTGCCTGCTTGTACTTGGATAGAAATAAAGAGGCAGCCGAATGCTTTCTATACTGGAGACAAGTCCCATCCTCAAACGAAGGATATATACGATAATTTAGATTACGTCATGCTGCAAATCTCGAGGCTTGGATATGCTCCCGAGGGAAATAATATGCTTCCAGATGTTGATGAAAGAGAACAGTCGATGATACGTCATCATAGTGAAAAGCTAGCGATTTCGTTTGGGCTTATTAATACTCCTAGTTCAACTCCTTTGCAACTTGTCCAGAGCCATAGAATTTGCAATGATTGCCACAATGCTATCAAACTGATTTCCTTGGTTAGCAAACGGGAAATTGTTTTCAGGGATGCTAGTAGGTTCCATCGTTTTAAAGATGGCAGATGTTCTTGTGGTGATTACTGGTGA
- the LOC142529315 gene encoding uncharacterized protein LOC142529315, with protein sequence MSHYSSMEEDHQEMQLFSSIPHHAAASSSYPPPSWGPTDSYRSLIDHFEPPSLDLKLSISVSPVLKPPSDNNGVLIRSKVRESYNDHMKIDSSCVEALKWQAAEQIRLASMEKSYAERLRELTRREMELAQAEFARARNIWERTREEVERVEKMKDRATRKIDSTCMEITCQSCRIKFRP encoded by the coding sequence ATGTCACATTATTCTTCAATGGAAGAAGACCATCAAGAAATGCAACTATTCTCCAGCATTCCACATCATGCAGCAGCCTCCTCATCATATCCTCCTCCCTCTTGGGGGCCGACGGATTCATACCGATCGTTGATCGATCATTTCGAGCCTCCGTCGCTAGACCTCAAGCTATCAATAAGTGTCTCACCGGTACTCAAGCCACCCTCGGACAATAACGGTGTTCTAATAAGATCAAAAGTTAGAGAAAGCTACAATGATCATATGAAGATAGATTCTAGCTGCGTTGAAGCTCTGAAATGGCAAGCTGCCGAGCAAATTCGGCTGGCGTCGATGGAGAAATCGTACGCTGAACGTCTACGGGAGCTTACGAGGAGGGAGATGGAGCTAGCTCAGGCCGAATTCGCACGTGCACGCAATATATGGGAGAGGACTCGAGAGGAGGTGGAAAGGGTGGAGAAAATGAAGGATAGGGCTACTCGAAAGATTGATTCGACGTGTATGGAGATCACCTGCCAATCTTGTAGGATTAAGTTTAGGCCTTGA